The window AGAATTTGCCGTTCTCGTAGTTGAGGtactccgtcgtcgacaggtGGTTGAGCATCGTCCAGTTGTATCCGGTACCGATCTCGGAGCCGGGAAAGATGACGGTGTGGAAGGGGACGTTGTCCTTGCCCATGAACTGGTAGAGCGTGACGTCGTTCGGGTTCTTCCACCACTGCTCCCACTCGTCGGTGTAGTTTGCCGTGATGGAGGGGTACCCTATGCAGGCGTCGAACCAGACGTAAATCACCTTCTTCTCATAGCCAGGCAACGGGATTGGCACGCCCCATTTGAGATCTCGGGTGATGCTGCGGCCCTCGAGGCCTTTCGTCAGCCAGGACTGCGTGATGCTGACGCCGTTCTGTGGCCAGCCATGCTTCTTGTGCGCTTCCAGAAACCACTTCTCGATGTCTGGCTGGAGCTTGTCGAGCTTCATGAAAATGTGCTTCGTGTCCCTCGGCACCGGCTGGGCACCGTCGATCTTGCACCGCGGTTTGATGAGCTCGAAGGGatcgagcaggccgccgcACTTGTCACACTGATCTCCTCTCGCATCGTCGTAGCCGCACTTGGGGCAGGTGCCCTCGACGAATCGATCGGCAAGATATCCGTCGTGCTTCTCGCAGTacggctgcgtcgtcgtccgctcTTCGAGAAAGCCCTTCTCGTGCAGTTTCAGAAATATGTCCTGGACAATCTCCGTCTGCTTCTCCGTCGTGGTGCGTCCAAAATAGTCGAAGCCGATCTCGAACCAGTCGTAGACCTCCTTGTGCTTGACGTGGAACTCGTCGCAGAGCGCCTGGGGAGTTTGGCCcgtctcgagcgccttggtCTCCGTTGCCGTGCCGTACTCGTCGGTGCCGCAGATGTACAGCGTCGGACGGTTGCGCAGCTTGCTGAAGCGAGAGAAGACATCGGCGCTCAGGACGCTTCCGACGATGTTTCCTAGATGGGGGACGTTGTTGACGTAAGGCAAGGCGCTCGTGATGAGCGTGTTCTTTTTGCCCTTGACGGGAAGGATTGGGTTGTTTTCGACAGCCATTTCGGAATGAGCTGTTGTCCTGCGGTCAAGGAAGCCGCTGCTGGTCGATAATGGCAGTGCCG of the Drechmeria coniospora strain ARSEF 6962 chromosome 01, whole genome shotgun sequence genome contains:
- a CDS encoding methionyl-tRNA synthetase, whose translation is MAVENNPILPVKGKKNTLITSALPYVNNVPHLGNIVGSVLSADVFSRFSKLRNRPTLYICGTDEYGTATETKALETGQTPQALCDEFHVKHKEVYDWFEIGFDYFGRTTTEKQTEIVQDIFLKLHEKGFLEERTTTQPYCEKHDGYLADRFVEGTCPKCGYDDARGDQCDKCGGLLDPFELIKPRCKIDGAQPVPRDTKHIFMKLDKLQPDIEKWFLEAHKKHGWPQNGVSITQSWLTKGLEGRSITRDLKWGVPIPLPGYEKKVIYVWFDACIGYPSITANYTDEWEQWWKNPNDVTLYQFMGKDNVPFHTVIFPGSEIGTGYNWTMLNHLSTTEYLNYENGKFSKSRGIGVFGNQVKDIGISSSVWRYYLLSNRPETSDTQFEWHSFALANNSELLANFGNFVNRIVKFVNAKCDSTVPVFSASYSDETFDFAAWIGRVNTLLKEYVDLMEAVHLRAGVKKLMEISSEGNLLLQHRLDNTNLVEKKERTHTVIGLALNLCHLLACLASPYMPSTAEAICEQLNASMGFIPDTWEPEALKGGHKIGKAAHLFTRIEDKKVAEWKEAYGGSAESRAAEEAAKKKKQEEKEKKKAKKAAKAAEAAKAALEKKTAAAANEPAEKGAAGTDAKAQTQKDGTAAEVTKELPIRGKQ